Proteins encoded within one genomic window of Cytophagales bacterium:
- a CDS encoding SusD/RagB family nutrient-binding outer membrane lipoprotein, whose amino-acid sequence MKKIINRLFMAVAITAMISACNSFDLDLQDNPLAVTPANASVNDLYNSIQLDFGDFYSATEGNPGAVARMYHFGGFTYNAATTPNTYNFAWNTAYAGLFPDIDNVLLLAEANGLDIHAGTVKIMKAYTMMVLVDLFGDVPFSEAGQGTDIISPNVDSGQDVYNAAIALLDEAIAQLDGTVAGAPAFDNFYGGDPEGWIKFANTLKLRAALNTGDASTINTLVSGGMIIDEAGEDFQINFGNQRTNPNSRHPFYNNHYEVGDGAYLSNYYMWLLRRGRESEITDGVRIDDPRRRYYFYRKVSDAEAQDATTYSCHFTALPTDDPGTTIDHWTAIDPNLAEVYCVVADGYSGRDHGNGGGIPPDGPIRTSYGLYPGGGDFDDSTFDDTRANGTLGGLGQGIFPIMLSSFVDFMRAEAALSLGTADDARALLESGIRKSLDKVEGFESLVATKMGTSVELRDGSIGTIKELFGMSDADKDDYVAEILAIYDAATTAQERIDVVVTEYYIAAWGNGLEAYNMYRRTGFPSNIQPTLEVDPGQFPNTFFYPVDFVTRNSNVDTKPIAVPTFWQSLTNLR is encoded by the coding sequence ATGAAGAAAATTATCAATAGATTATTTATGGCTGTTGCGATCACTGCTATGATCAGTGCATGTAACAGTTTCGACTTAGATCTTCAGGATAACCCATTGGCAGTAACACCTGCAAATGCTAGTGTCAATGATTTATATAATTCCATTCAATTGGATTTCGGAGATTTCTATAGTGCTACTGAAGGTAACCCTGGAGCTGTAGCTCGAATGTATCACTTTGGAGGATTTACCTACAATGCTGCTACGACGCCAAACACGTACAACTTTGCCTGGAATACTGCTTATGCAGGCCTATTCCCGGATATTGATAACGTGTTATTGCTTGCTGAAGCAAACGGTTTAGATATCCATGCTGGAACTGTCAAAATCATGAAGGCTTATACCATGATGGTTTTGGTGGATCTTTTCGGTGATGTGCCTTTCAGCGAAGCTGGACAAGGAACAGATATCATTAGCCCGAATGTTGATTCTGGACAGGATGTTTACAATGCGGCCATTGCTTTGCTTGATGAGGCCATTGCTCAGTTGGATGGAACAGTAGCTGGTGCTCCTGCCTTCGATAACTTCTACGGAGGGGATCCTGAAGGTTGGATTAAGTTTGCGAATACCTTGAAGTTGAGAGCTGCATTGAACACTGGTGATGCTTCTACCATTAACACTTTGGTTTCTGGTGGCATGATCATCGATGAGGCAGGCGAGGATTTCCAAATTAATTTTGGTAATCAGCGAACCAATCCTAACTCACGACATCCTTTTTACAATAACCATTACGAGGTAGGAGACGGTGCTTACTTGTCTAACTACTACATGTGGTTGTTAAGAAGAGGTCGTGAAAGTGAGATCACTGACGGTGTTAGAATCGATGACCCTAGAAGAAGATATTACTTCTACAGAAAAGTTTCTGACGCGGAAGCTCAGGATGCAACTACGTATTCTTGCCACTTTACGGCACTTCCTACGGATGATCCTGGTACTACTATCGATCACTGGACTGCCATTGATCCTAACCTAGCTGAGGTTTATTGCGTTGTGGCTGATGGATACAGCGGTAGAGATCACGGTAATGGTGGTGGTATTCCTCCAGATGGTCCAATCAGAACCTCCTATGGTCTGTATCCTGGTGGTGGAGATTTCGATGACAGTACTTTCGATGATACCCGTGCAAACGGAACATTAGGAGGTCTTGGGCAAGGAATTTTCCCTATCATGTTGAGTTCTTTTGTAGACTTCATGAGAGCAGAAGCTGCCTTATCATTGGGTACTGCAGATGATGCCAGAGCATTGCTTGAAAGTGGAATCAGAAAGTCCCTGGATAAAGTGGAAGGCTTTGAGTCTTTGGTTGCTACTAAAATGGGAACCAGTGTAGAACTGAGAGATGGTAGCATAGGGACAATCAAAGAATTGTTCGGTATGAGCGATGCTGACAAAGACGATTACGTTGCTGAGATTCTTGCTATTTATGACGCTGCTACTACAGCTCAGGAAAGAATCGACGTTGTAGTTACTGAGTATTATATCGCAGCTTGGGGTAATGGCCTCGAAGCATATAATATGTACAGAAGAACAGGGTTCCCATCTAACATTCAGCCAACGCTGGAAGTTGATCCGGGACAATTCCCTAATACATTCTTCTATCCAGTGGATTTTGTTACCAGAAACTCGAATGTTGATACTAAGCCTATCGCCGTTCCTACGTTCTGGCAATCGCTGACTAACTTGAGATAA
- a CDS encoding SusC/RagA family TonB-linked outer membrane protein, whose amino-acid sequence MKRILLLSLFSLSVVFSALAQDRTVTGKVTSEEDGSTIPGVNVILKGTTNGTTTDFDGNFSLSVPADGGILVFSFIGLISQEATIGSRSTIDVAMQSDVQELQEVVVTALGISKERKALGYGVSSIDNEVLVDRQEADVARLLRGKATGVDITQTSGLSGSGTNIIIRGYSTITGSNQPLFVVDGVPFNTDTNTGNQGFGSGSATASSRFLDLDPNTIEEISILKGLSATVLYGEAGRNGVVLVTTKNGKAGQNASRKAEVSIRQGVYVSEIANLPDYQNTYGNGFNAGFGWFFSNWGAAFNDLNPSSYGSDFQGLTADGTQVLITHPLDQTQYNDDVPEFIGAEYIYRPYESVENFFESGVSSNTSIAVESKLADNASLSATYSYLTDQGFTPKLANGDRSNYIDKNNFGLGAQATLNNGLSIRGSFNYIQSERFTPITAPAFGGDGNGLFAAILFTPRSVDLLGLPFQSPIDGSNIYYRRGSPIQNPLWTLNNSGQSEQVNRFFSSTQLSYKLTDNLSLMYRLSVDNYQQENKRHVNKGGPRQPLGELTTTDISNRITDQIINVLYNFSLPGEITVDGVVGFNSRREVRDISVLSSSNQFVYNILSHNNFIDHLGFSGFSEENTLGLYATASVGFKYALFLNLQARNDWTSTLEQENRSVFYPSASLAFVPTDAITAISNSNILNFLKVRVGYGRSAGYPDPYRTRSVLDASTNQFVTAGGTVLNTNSVSNFLGNRNLTAQFFNEIEAGVEARLLDNIIGIDLSLYQKTSEDLIINLPLDPSTGFTVTTVNAAKMENKGVELGVNITPPLPNGIKWDINLNYTRNVSNVESIFEGIDQVQTAGYSTLGNYAIPGQQFGVFFGESFLKVQDVFDENGNNLTNYGDQVGLFVVDNQGAYQSSGNFEVIGDPNPNFQANWDNSISWKGISFGFQWQYIDGGDIFSSTVQSLLARGNTVDTDVDRNVPLVMPNAVKQTGTDDNGNPVYVPNDVQTYIGDSFFRAYFFADEGGVFDGTVIRLRQVSLGYVLPKSLLEKTPFGTVGITLSGENLWYNAPNFPEGINFDPEISSLGVGNGRGFDFRTAPTAKKYGATLSLTF is encoded by the coding sequence ATGAAGAGGATTTTACTACTTAGTTTGTTTAGTTTGTCTGTGGTCTTTTCTGCCCTAGCGCAGGATAGAACAGTTACAGGTAAGGTAACTTCTGAAGAAGACGGAAGTACTATACCTGGTGTGAACGTGATCCTGAAAGGTACTACTAACGGTACCACGACGGATTTCGATGGGAACTTCAGTTTGTCAGTGCCAGCAGATGGTGGCATTCTGGTGTTTTCGTTTATTGGCTTAATCAGCCAGGAAGCAACGATCGGTAGCCGGTCTACGATTGACGTAGCCATGCAGTCCGACGTGCAGGAACTTCAAGAGGTGGTTGTTACCGCCCTCGGTATCAGTAAAGAGCGTAAAGCGCTTGGATACGGGGTGTCATCCATCGACAATGAAGTATTAGTTGATCGTCAGGAAGCTGATGTTGCTCGTCTCTTAAGAGGTAAAGCAACTGGGGTAGACATTACCCAAACTTCCGGTCTTTCAGGTTCAGGTACGAATATCATCATCCGAGGGTATTCTACAATTACTGGTTCCAACCAGCCTTTGTTCGTAGTTGATGGGGTTCCTTTCAACACCGATACGAACACAGGTAACCAAGGGTTTGGTTCTGGTAGTGCAACAGCATCTTCCCGATTCCTTGATCTGGATCCTAACACGATTGAAGAAATTTCGATCTTGAAAGGTCTTTCAGCAACGGTACTATACGGAGAGGCTGGACGTAATGGTGTGGTTTTGGTAACTACCAAAAACGGTAAAGCTGGTCAGAATGCTTCTAGAAAAGCTGAGGTTAGCATCCGTCAAGGTGTTTATGTTTCTGAAATTGCTAACCTGCCTGATTATCAGAACACTTACGGAAACGGTTTCAACGCTGGTTTCGGATGGTTCTTCTCTAACTGGGGGGCTGCTTTCAACGATTTGAACCCATCTTCTTACGGTTCTGATTTCCAGGGACTGACTGCTGACGGTACTCAAGTACTCATCACTCACCCATTGGATCAAACACAGTATAATGATGATGTTCCTGAGTTCATCGGAGCGGAGTACATTTATCGTCCTTACGAAAGTGTTGAGAACTTCTTCGAAAGTGGTGTTTCTTCAAACACTTCAATCGCTGTTGAGAGTAAGTTGGCTGACAATGCATCTTTGAGTGCTACTTACAGCTACTTGACTGACCAGGGCTTTACTCCTAAGTTGGCTAACGGTGATCGATCTAACTACATTGATAAGAATAACTTCGGTTTGGGTGCTCAGGCTACCTTGAACAATGGTCTTTCTATCAGAGGTTCTTTTAACTATATCCAGTCTGAAAGATTTACACCTATTACTGCACCTGCATTTGGTGGTGATGGTAACGGTCTTTTCGCTGCGATCCTGTTTACTCCTCGATCTGTAGATCTTTTGGGTCTTCCATTCCAGTCTCCTATTGATGGTTCTAACATCTATTATAGACGTGGTTCTCCGATCCAAAACCCGCTTTGGACTTTGAATAACTCAGGTCAGAGCGAGCAAGTCAACAGATTCTTCTCTAGTACTCAGTTGTCTTATAAATTGACTGATAACCTTTCATTGATGTATCGTCTGAGTGTTGATAACTATCAGCAGGAAAACAAACGTCATGTAAACAAAGGTGGACCAAGACAGCCTCTTGGTGAGTTGACAACTACGGACATCAGTAATAGAATCACTGACCAAATCATCAACGTATTGTATAACTTCAGCTTACCTGGAGAGATCACTGTTGATGGGGTTGTTGGATTCAACTCTCGTAGAGAAGTAAGAGATATCTCTGTACTATCAAGCTCTAACCAGTTTGTATATAACATTCTTTCTCACAATAACTTCATTGACCACTTAGGTTTCTCTGGATTCAGTGAGGAAAATACATTAGGTCTTTATGCTACTGCTTCAGTTGGTTTCAAATATGCATTGTTCTTGAACTTGCAGGCTAGAAATGACTGGACGTCTACGTTGGAGCAAGAGAATCGTTCAGTATTCTATCCTTCTGCTAGTTTGGCATTTGTACCTACTGATGCGATCACTGCGATCAGCAACAGTAATATTCTGAATTTCTTGAAAGTACGTGTAGGATACGGACGATCTGCAGGTTATCCTGACCCATACAGAACTAGGTCTGTTCTCGATGCAAGTACGAACCAATTCGTAACTGCTGGTGGTACAGTATTGAATACTAACTCTGTATCTAACTTCTTGGGTAACAGAAACTTGACCGCTCAGTTCTTCAACGAGATCGAGGCTGGAGTTGAAGCAAGATTACTTGATAATATCATCGGAATCGACCTTTCTCTTTACCAAAAGACCTCAGAAGACCTGATCATCAACTTGCCTCTTGATCCTTCTACAGGATTTACAGTAACTACTGTAAACGCTGCGAAAATGGAGAACAAGGGAGTTGAGCTTGGTGTGAACATTACGCCTCCACTTCCTAACGGAATCAAGTGGGACATCAACTTGAACTACACCAGAAATGTTTCTAACGTAGAGTCTATCTTCGAAGGAATCGATCAGGTTCAGACTGCAGGTTACAGCACATTAGGTAACTATGCGATTCCTGGTCAGCAGTTTGGTGTATTCTTCGGCGAGTCTTTCCTGAAAGTTCAGGATGTATTTGACGAAAACGGAAATAACCTGACTAACTACGGCGACCAAGTTGGTCTGTTTGTAGTAGACAACCAAGGTGCATACCAGTCTTCTGGTAACTTTGAAGTAATTGGTGATCCTAACCCTAACTTCCAGGCTAACTGGGATAACAGCATTAGCTGGAAAGGGATTTCATTTGGATTCCAGTGGCAGTACATTGACGGTGGAGATATCTTCTCTTCTACTGTTCAGTCACTACTTGCTCGGGGTAACACAGTTGATACTGACGTAGACAGAAACGTTCCTTTGGTAATGCCTAATGCTGTGAAGCAAACGGGTACTGATGACAATGGAAACCCTGTTTATGTGCCTAATGATGTTCAGACATATATTGGTGATAGCTTCTTCCGAGCTTATTTCTTCGCGGATGAAGGAGGGGTATTTGATGGAACTGTAATCAGATTGCGTCAAGTTTCTCTTGGATATGTTTTACCTAAGTCTCTTCTTGAGAAGACTCCTTTCGGTACCGTTGGTATCACGCTTTCAGGAGAGAACTTGTGGTACAATGCTCCTAACTTCCCTGAAGGAATCAACTTTGATCCTGAGATTTCTAGCTTAGGTGTAGGTAACGGTAGAGGTTTCGACTTCCGTACTGCTCCTACCGCTAAGAAATATGGTGCAACGCTTAGTCTAACTTTCTAA
- a CDS encoding OmpA family protein, which yields MEDITASAQIHEHTLRGSILFGLLLLLLPCFGQNFHTKDKKAIKLYEKSEEQFKSRDFEGGIKSLNQALERDPDFAEAYLKLAGVYNYLRAEDASFANYQRYYETIPKEEVNPKIARGLAVRYYQRGKYEKASEVLNYYLSSLKGNVMGKGDSVLLHSIEYSHRSLLKPMIRETRKLSDSVNRFSLQYFPVLTIDNQSIVYTKRDGTGIQFDEDIVIAHKKNGVWETANGIASTINTGFNEGACSISADGRTLIFTSCEGRRSYGSCDLYYVIREGDEWGKPKNLGKTVNSSSWDSQPSLSADGKTLYFVSNRPGGHGKRDIWVTQQKEGVWTKPTNLGPRINTAQDESTPFIHFNGESLFFSSKGHVGLGGFDLYVSERSGDEWTNPVNLGYPTNDFEDQSGLFITADGKMAFYTDESENRSELFSFDIEVDTLLSHKASYLTGLITNKETDLPIEAKLELYDLITQEKLYSTTSDPVTGRYFMALFEGGEYGAYASADGFLFEDFQFDLQSSVDLKPDTLNISLNPLRSGETIILENVYFEFDSYALIDKSKSELDLVFQFLKKNEKLEVEIAGHTDASGGSAYNLDLSEKRAKSVYDFLVEKGIPGSRMKYKGYGSQFPVSQSEQQTDDSKNRRIEFRILGTLDK from the coding sequence ATGGAGGATATCACTGCAAGTGCACAAATACATGAGCATACCCTAAGAGGCTCCATCCTTTTTGGTCTGCTACTTTTACTGTTACCTTGTTTCGGACAAAACTTTCATACGAAGGATAAGAAGGCGATCAAGCTTTACGAGAAATCCGAAGAACAATTCAAATCCCGGGATTTCGAAGGAGGAATCAAGTCACTGAATCAAGCGCTCGAACGTGATCCTGATTTTGCAGAGGCTTACCTCAAGCTCGCAGGTGTCTACAATTATTTGCGAGCGGAGGATGCTTCTTTTGCCAATTACCAGCGCTATTACGAGACCATTCCAAAGGAAGAGGTCAATCCAAAAATTGCAAGGGGGTTAGCCGTTCGCTATTATCAGCGTGGGAAATATGAAAAGGCATCGGAGGTTTTAAACTATTATCTGTCGTCGTTGAAGGGAAATGTAATGGGTAAAGGGGATTCCGTACTCTTGCATTCGATCGAATATTCCCATCGATCCTTACTCAAACCCATGATCCGTGAAACACGAAAGCTGAGTGATTCGGTCAACCGCTTTTCGCTACAGTATTTTCCGGTGCTTACCATCGACAATCAATCGATCGTATATACCAAGCGTGATGGTACAGGGATTCAATTTGATGAGGACATTGTCATCGCACATAAAAAGAATGGAGTTTGGGAAACAGCCAATGGGATTGCTTCTACGATTAATACTGGCTTCAACGAAGGTGCCTGTTCCATTTCGGCAGATGGCCGAACCTTGATCTTTACTTCTTGTGAAGGCAGAAGATCCTACGGAAGTTGTGATTTATACTATGTCATTAGAGAAGGAGATGAATGGGGAAAACCTAAAAATCTGGGTAAAACTGTCAATTCTTCGAGCTGGGATTCTCAGCCAAGCCTGTCTGCAGATGGAAAAACGTTGTATTTTGTTTCTAACCGCCCGGGAGGTCATGGAAAGAGAGATATATGGGTGACTCAACAAAAAGAAGGAGTTTGGACTAAGCCAACGAACCTCGGGCCAAGAATCAATACGGCGCAGGATGAATCAACGCCATTCATACATTTTAATGGTGAGTCTTTATTCTTTTCTTCAAAAGGACATGTAGGGTTGGGTGGATTTGATCTTTATGTATCAGAACGCTCGGGAGATGAATGGACGAACCCAGTGAATCTTGGGTATCCCACCAATGATTTCGAAGACCAGTCCGGACTCTTTATTACTGCGGATGGAAAAATGGCATTTTATACGGATGAGTCCGAAAATCGGAGCGAGCTCTTTTCGTTCGATATTGAAGTTGATACATTATTATCCCACAAGGCCAGTTATCTAACGGGTTTGATCACCAACAAGGAAACGGATTTGCCGATTGAAGCAAAACTTGAATTGTATGATCTAATAACTCAGGAGAAATTGTACAGTACCACTTCTGATCCGGTTACTGGTAGATATTTCATGGCTTTATTTGAAGGAGGGGAATATGGTGCTTACGCCAGTGCAGATGGTTTCTTGTTCGAGGATTTTCAATTTGACTTACAATCCTCAGTTGATTTGAAGCCGGATACCCTTAATATTTCATTGAACCCGCTTCGAAGTGGAGAAACGATCATTCTGGAGAATGTCTATTTTGAATTCGACAGCTATGCACTCATAGATAAATCGAAAAGCGAACTGGATCTTGTTTTTCAGTTTCTGAAAAAGAACGAAAAGCTGGAAGTAGAGATCGCTGGTCATACGGATGCATCCGGTGGATCGGCATACAATCTGGATTTATCAGAAAAAAGAGCCAAATCAGTATATGACTTTTTGGTTGAAAAAGGGATTCCTGGGAGCAGGATGAAGTACAAAGGATACGGATCACAATTTCCGGTCTCTCAAAGCGAACAACAAACGGATGATTCTAAGAATAGGCGCATCGAGTTTCGCATACTCGGTACGTTAGATAAATAA
- a CDS encoding 7-carboxy-7-deazaguanine synthase QueE has protein sequence MEYFYTVQGEGAYSGAAAYFIRLGGCDVGCVWCDVKESWDRSAHPELAIDQIVENAKASQAPIVVITGGEPLMYDLTELTLSLKSAGLRTHIETSGAHPLTGDWDWICFSPKKFKKPLPEFYTKSHELKVIIYNRSDFKWAQEHAEKMHQGSNWYVQPEWSKESEMLPSIIQFVKENPKWRISLQVHKYMSIP, from the coding sequence ATGGAGTATTTCTATACCGTTCAGGGTGAAGGTGCTTATTCCGGCGCTGCAGCGTATTTTATACGTTTGGGTGGTTGTGACGTAGGATGTGTTTGGTGTGACGTGAAAGAATCCTGGGACCGAAGTGCACATCCTGAATTGGCCATTGACCAGATCGTAGAAAATGCCAAAGCCAGTCAGGCACCGATTGTTGTGATCACTGGAGGAGAACCATTAATGTATGACCTCACCGAATTAACCCTGTCACTGAAATCGGCAGGTTTAAGGACACATATAGAGACTTCCGGAGCACATCCTTTGACGGGAGATTGGGACTGGATTTGTTTCTCACCGAAAAAATTTAAGAAACCTCTTCCTGAGTTTTACACGAAAAGCCACGAACTGAAAGTTATTATCTATAACAGGTCTGATTTTAAGTGGGCGCAGGAACACGCGGAAAAAATGCATCAGGGTTCCAATTGGTATGTCCAGCCGGAATGGTCGAAAGAATCAGAAATGTTACCTTCGATTATCCAATTTGTCAAAGAAAATCCCAAATGGAGGATATCACTGCAAGTGCACAAATACATGAGCATACCCTAA
- a CDS encoding bifunctional 5,10-methylenetetrahydrofolate dehydrogenase/5,10-methenyltetrahydrofolate cyclohydrolase: protein MGAEILDGKQIASDIKKEIAEKVVALKAADKRVPHLAIIIVGDDGASHTYVNGKIKACKAVGFDYSLMQFAQTISEKKLVKHIESLNEDEDIDGFIVQLPLPEHISVETIIETVQPAKDVDGFTNQNFGSIISDNQLLLPATPYGVMELLDRYEIELKGKHCVIVGASRIAGAPLSLMMQRAAATVTICHKYTVDLPSHTRTADVLVVAVGKPDLISADMIKAGAVVVDIGTTRVEDASKKSGFRLAGDVSFEASKEKASYITPVPGGVGPMTIASLLLNTYKAYENQHQ from the coding sequence ATGGGAGCTGAAATATTAGACGGCAAACAGATTGCGTCTGACATCAAAAAAGAAATTGCCGAGAAAGTAGTGGCATTGAAGGCCGCAGATAAGCGTGTACCGCATTTGGCGATCATCATTGTCGGTGATGATGGTGCCAGTCACACCTATGTGAATGGAAAGATCAAGGCATGCAAGGCGGTTGGGTTTGATTATAGCTTGATGCAATTTGCTCAGACTATTTCTGAAAAGAAACTGGTCAAACATATCGAATCACTGAATGAGGACGAAGATATTGATGGGTTCATCGTTCAATTGCCTCTTCCCGAGCATATTTCTGTTGAAACCATTATTGAGACGGTGCAACCGGCCAAAGATGTCGATGGTTTTACCAATCAGAATTTTGGGAGTATCATTTCTGACAACCAATTACTGTTGCCTGCGACACCCTATGGTGTTATGGAGCTTTTAGATCGCTACGAGATTGAGCTGAAAGGTAAGCATTGTGTGATCGTAGGAGCCAGCCGAATTGCAGGTGCTCCTTTGAGTTTAATGATGCAACGTGCTGCAGCAACGGTTACGATTTGTCACAAATACACGGTGGACCTGCCTTCTCATACCCGAACCGCAGATGTACTGGTCGTTGCAGTAGGTAAGCCTGATCTTATATCTGCTGACATGATCAAGGCGGGTGCTGTGGTGGTGGATATTGGTACGACCCGTGTGGAGGACGCGAGTAAGAAGAGTGGATTTCGTCTGGCAGGAGATGTAAGTTTTGAAGCATCGAAAGAGAAGGCAAGTTACATTACACCAGTGCCAGGGGGAGTAGGTCCGATGACTATTGCATCTTTGCTACTCAATACGTATAAAGCTTACGAGAATCAACACCAGTAA
- the lepA gene encoding translation elongation factor 4: protein MDHIRNFCIIAHIDHGKSTLADRLLEATQTVSQRDMQAQLLDDMDLERERGITIKSHAIQMDYLYDNQQYTLNLIDTPGHVDFSYEVSRSIASCEGALLVVDAAQGIEAQTISNLYLALEHDLEIIPVLNKIDLPGAMPEEVSDQIIELIGCDLEDIIHASAKEGIGIDNILEAIVHRIPAPKGNQDEALQAMIFDSVFNSYRGIEVYFRVFNGEINKGDKVKFVNTGKTYEADEIGVLRLDHEPRKTISTGNVGYLISGIKVAKEVKVGDTITHVDKPTQKEVKGFEDVKPMVFAGIYPVETSEFEELRTSMEKLQLNDAALVWEPETSAALGFGFRCGFLGMLHMEIVQERLEREFGMTVITTVPSVKFRTIGTKGEVVEVSAPSEMPEPNTISHIEEPFIKAQIITKADYIGAVIALCMDKRGEIKNQVYLTADRVELTFDLPLSEIVFDFFDKLKTISRGYASLDYELIGYRQSTMVKLDIQLNGEKVDALSAIVHRDKAYEWGKRLCEKLRELLPRQMFEIAVQASIGTKIIARETVKAMRKNVLAKCYGGDISRKRKLLEKQKKGKKRMRQVGSVEIPQEAFMAVLKLDN, encoded by the coding sequence ATGGATCACATAAGAAATTTCTGCATTATAGCCCATATTGATCATGGGAAAAGTACGTTGGCGGATAGGTTATTAGAGGCGACGCAGACAGTTTCTCAGCGCGATATGCAAGCGCAGCTATTGGATGATATGGACCTTGAACGTGAACGAGGTATCACGATTAAGAGCCACGCCATTCAGATGGATTATCTCTATGATAATCAGCAATATACACTCAATTTGATCGACACTCCTGGTCATGTGGATTTCTCCTATGAGGTATCCCGGTCCATTGCTTCTTGTGAAGGGGCTTTGCTGGTCGTGGATGCGGCACAAGGCATAGAAGCACAGACCATTTCGAACCTATATCTGGCGTTGGAGCATGATTTGGAAATCATCCCCGTGCTGAATAAGATCGATTTGCCTGGTGCGATGCCTGAGGAAGTTTCAGATCAAATCATCGAACTGATCGGCTGTGATTTGGAAGATATTATTCACGCCAGTGCCAAGGAAGGAATTGGGATTGACAATATTCTGGAAGCGATCGTTCATCGCATTCCTGCACCAAAAGGCAATCAGGACGAGGCACTGCAGGCCATGATCTTTGACTCTGTGTTCAACTCTTACCGTGGAATTGAAGTTTACTTCCGGGTTTTCAACGGAGAGATCAATAAAGGAGATAAGGTAAAATTTGTCAACACAGGTAAAACCTACGAGGCAGATGAAATAGGCGTACTGCGTCTGGATCATGAACCTCGAAAAACAATCTCTACCGGAAATGTAGGATACCTGATCTCTGGGATCAAGGTTGCTAAAGAGGTAAAGGTGGGAGATACCATCACGCATGTTGATAAGCCTACTCAGAAAGAAGTCAAAGGGTTTGAGGACGTGAAGCCGATGGTATTTGCTGGTATTTATCCGGTAGAGACCAGTGAATTCGAAGAATTACGCACGTCCATGGAGAAGTTGCAATTGAATGATGCAGCTCTTGTTTGGGAACCTGAAACATCTGCAGCACTTGGATTTGGATTCCGTTGCGGATTTTTGGGTATGCTCCATATGGAAATCGTGCAGGAACGGCTGGAAAGAGAATTTGGCATGACCGTGATCACTACCGTGCCCTCGGTGAAATTCCGAACGATTGGCACGAAAGGAGAAGTGGTGGAGGTAAGTGCACCCTCCGAAATGCCGGAACCCAATACGATCTCACACATAGAAGAGCCTTTCATTAAGGCACAGATCATCACGAAGGCTGATTACATCGGAGCTGTGATTGCCCTTTGCATGGACAAGCGAGGCGAGATCAAAAACCAGGTATATCTGACAGCTGATCGCGTAGAATTAACCTTTGATCTACCACTTTCAGAAATTGTATTTGATTTCTTCGATAAACTCAAGACCATTTCTCGTGGATACGCCTCATTAGATTATGAGTTGATTGGCTATCGCCAGTCGACCATGGTAAAACTGGACATTCAGCTAAATGGCGAAAAGGTAGATGCCCTCTCAGCTATTGTACATAGAGACAAGGCATACGAATGGGGAAAACGCCTTTGCGAGAAATTGAGAGAGTTGTTGCCTAGACAGATGTTTGAAATTGCCGTTCAGGCCTCAATTGGAACGAAGATCATCGCCAGAGAAACGGTGAAGGCAATGCGGAAGAATGTATTGGCGAAGTGTTATGGAGGAGATATTTCCCGGAAAAGGAAGCTTTTGGAGAAGCAGAAGAAAGGAAAGAAACGCATGCGCCAGGTAGGAAGTGTAGAGATTCCGCAGGAGGCATTCATGGCTGTCCTCAAACTTGATAATTAG